AACTTTGCAAGTACACATAATGCTATACTTATCAAATCAGCTAATCTCTCATGGGAAGAGAATTCATCTCGACCTACACTGAGAAATATTAATTTGGAGGTTAGACCCGGTGAGAAGATTGCAATATGTGGGGAGGTGGGCTCAGGAAAGTCAACTCTTCTGGGAGCACTTCTTGGAGAAGTTCCAAGTATCCAAGGAACTGTAAGTTGTACTGGTTAGTTACTGTTTTCCTTGCTAGGTAGGAAAATGATAAGTAGGTTCTCAAAGTTTATTATTGTAAGCACATACATAATTTACTTCACGTCCTGCACAAGAAAATAATTCCATATCCCCccaactgatatatatattctctgtGTTCTGCAGGTTCAAGTTAATGGAAGAATTGCCTATGTCTCTCAGTCTGCATGGATTCAGACGGGGTCAATACGAGAAAATATTTTGTTTGGTTCTCCACTGGATAACCAGAGATACCAGCAAACATTGGAAAAATGTTCACTTTTAAAAGACCTTGAGTTGCTACCTTATGGTGATCTCACTGAAATAGGTGAAAGAGGAGTTAATCTTAGTGGTGGTCAAAAGCAGCGCATTCAACTTGCTCGCGCACTGTATCATAATGCTGATATATATCTCCTGGATGATCCATTCAGTGCTGTAGATGCCCATACTGCTAGTAGTCTATTCAATGTGAGAAATAGTATTGTGCTTCATATCGTTTCTTCTGACGTGCAAGCTCAAATTTGAACCGGTCATTTGCAGGATTATGTCATGAGAGCTCTCTCGGGGAAGACCATCTTACTTGTGACTCAACAAGTTGATTTTCTTCCTGCTTTTGATGTAGTTCTGGTTAGTTTTTCTTGATGAACTTCTCTTTCTAATATGACTTCTTATTGATGGCTtgtttttctaaagaagaaaaagaaagtgaaCTCTTGAATCCCTGATATATTCTCTGTAAAATTacattgatatttgaaattgaatggTTATATTCACAAGAAATGGCCTTACATATGTTAATTTATTCGCAGTTAATGTCAGATGGAGAAATTCTACATGCAGCTGCATATCATCAGTTATTGGCATTGAGCAAAGAATTCCAGGACTTGGTCGATGCACACAAAGAGACCGCTGGTTCAGAAAGAGTTGCAGAGGTTAATCCATCATCAAGGAGGGAATCTCGTTCAAGAGAAATTCAAAAAACTGATACTGACAAAAATTCTATAGCCTCTGTAGGTGATCAGCTGATTAAGCAAGAAGAGAGAGAAGTCGGAGATACTGGATTTAAGCCTTATGTTCAGTATCTAAATCAGAACAAAGGGTACTTCTTCTTTGTCATGGCTGTACTCTCCTTCATAACATATGTGGTTGGTCAGATATCACAGAACTCCTGGATGGCTGCAAATGTTGATAATCCCCAAGTTAGCACTTTGAGGCTTATTGTAGTTTACTTGCTAATTGGTGTTGTATCAACATTGTTTTTGCTATCTCGATCTCTATTGACGGTCTTTTTGAGTTTGCAATCATCAAATTCCTTGTTCTCGCAGCTATTAAATTCTCTTTTCCGTGCTCCTATGTCATTTTATGACTCTACACCTTTGGGAAGGATATTTAGCAGGGTAAATATCTCAAACATGAACATTGAAATACAAGCTATAACATTGATACTATGTTTATGGACCTAACCATTTTTGCTATCTCTCCACTACCCCAAACCCGTGTATGCAGGTCTCATCAGATTTGAGTATAGTTGATCTTGATGTTCCTTTCAACTTGATTTTCGCTTTTGGATCTACCACAAACTTCTATGCTAATCTTACAGTGCTAACTGCTGTCACTTGGCAAGTTCTGGTTTTCTCAATCCCAATGGTTTTTCTTGCCATTCAGTTGCAGGTAAGAGTTGACTGTTTTATTTATCTCAACATCCTGTATTTGAGTTGCATGGCTCTGCCCACTGTATGAAAGTAGGACAGGATTTGTTACTGTTAAacaaatttttaacttttcatttcttttacgcTCTATGCCTCCAAACTGAATAGTCCGGAAATATGATTCTCTGGCAAGGGTTGTAGGATTTTAAAGCTTTAATTCTCTGCAACACTATTCTTGTGCCAACAGTAACTGGTAAATTGAGACTTAAAACTCTCTCTTACTCATGGCAGAAATACTACTATGCATCTGCCAAAGTGTTGATGCGGATAAATGGTACTACCAAATCATTTGTGGCTAACCATCTTGCTGAATCTATTGCCGGAGCTGTGACTATAAGGGCATTCAAAGAGGAAGACAGATTTTTTATGAAGACTTTTGAGCTAATTGATATAAATGCCAGTCCGTTTTTCCACAATTTTGCAGCAAATGAGTGGTTGATTCAACGATTGGAAACTATTAGTGCAACTTTTCTTGCATCCTCGGCACTTTGCATGGTTTTGCTTCCTCCAGGGACTTTCAGTTCAGGTATGCCATGATAAATATTAATCTTGGGACTCGAATAAAGAATTCTATATTATTGTTCCTTAACCTTTTGCCTAATGTTAAACAGGAGATTTCTAATAACAGGCTATTATTCTTTTGCAGGATTTATTGGAATGGCTTTGTCCTATGGTCTTTCCTTAAACATGTCTCTTGTTGCTTCCATTCAAATCCAGTGCAGGCTAGCAAATTACATAATTTCTGTAGAAAGATTTAACCAGTATATGCACATTCCAAGTGAAGCTCCTGAAATTGTTAAAGAGAACCGTCCACCAGTCAATTGGCCAACGAGGGGTAAAGTTGAAATTCAAGATTTGCAGGTAAATTTTTTCTCACCACCCTAATTTTCTTGTATTTAGAACTGATCAAGATGCTGATAAGTATACTCCAAAACAGATCAGATATAGGGAAGATTCCCCTCTTGTTCTAAGGGGGATCACTTGTACATTTGAAGAAGGTCATAAGATTGGTATTGTTGGCCGAACTGGGAGTGGCAAGACTACACTCATCGGGGCCCTATTTCGATTAGTGGAACCAGCAGGTGGAAGGATATTGgtagatgaaattgacatttcTAAAATCGGTCTTCATGATTTAAGGTCCCAATTCGGGATTATACCTCAGGACCCTACACTCTTCAATGGAACAGTAAGATACAACTTGGATCCCTTATATCAGCGTACTGATGAGGAAATATGGGACGTAAGTTAACTTAATATGTATTTggccttcttttttttttttgcactaGACGGAGAATGTGCATTGTACCAAAGCGATCTTCTGATTTATTGCGTTCATTCATGTCATCTCCACTGGAAAGGTTCTTGCAAAATGTCAGCTAAAAGAGGCAGTTGAAGAAAAAGCAAAGGGGCTTAACTCATTGGGTAAGTTTTCCAGCAGCAGGTATGATTATTTTATCCAAGTAGGTTTCTGTTAACCATTGAAGAGTTATTTCAGTTGTGGAAGATGGATCAAACTGGAGCATGGGGCAGCGGCAGTTGTTCTGTTTGGGACGTGCTCTTTTGAGGAAAAGCAAGATTTTGGTACTTGACGAAGCAACTGCATCGATCGATAATGCCACTGATATGATATTGCAGAAAACTATCAGGACAGAATTTTCTAACAGTACTGTAATTACAGTTGCCCACAGGATACCTACAGTAATGGATTGTACAATGGTTATGGCCATTAGTGATGGTAAgacttgtttgttttcttttacaCACGACTACGTTAAGACTTTCAAACATGCTAATCCCAGAATGTTTTAGCTGTAGTGACTTTAACTTTGGTTGTGAATACAGGGAAATTAGTGGAGTATGATGAACCAATGAAGCTGATGAAACAAGAAGGTTCGCTCTTCGGGCAACTTGTGAAGGAGTATTGGTCTCATTATCAATCCGCGGAACTCATTGAAGATAACTGCATGTTTGCAATATCTTCTTTGGCCTGACACATACTACCCATGTAGTTGCAACTGCTATGTACGCCCAACAAGCAACCATTACTGCAGCGGAGAGCTAAATGTCGATCTGTTTTTCATGAGGATGTGAAGTTAATCAAGATAAGTAATCTGGAATAACATAAACAAACGTGGGGTGTTCACTGAACGAGAAAAGTATAGGCTCATGTATAGTTTATATGATTTAAATATTTGGATGATAATTAGTAATAGACCGGTCATTTATGAGAAGATAGTCTAATCCTTTCCTCACAAAGAAGGGAGgaggaaagaagagagagtttcaAACTTTACCTTCTCTTGTTTGGTTGGCAAATAGGTAGAAAGAGTTAAATATTCAATGCagtaaaaaaaagaagtaaaagctTTATCGGAGTTAAATCAGAGGTTGATATGAGTCGGTTGCTCTAGTTGTGAGCACCTTCCACTTTCAattaagaggttgtgagttcgagtctcagattatattgggttgttgttgttgttgtttactcTTTTgtgaaatttatttaaaaatgatAAATCTGAAGGAATGCTAAATTTCAGAAAATCTTTCTTCTATATTTCGTGTGTTGGTCACTGTACAAGAGCATGAATTTATACAGGGAAAAGTAATCTAGCCTATAACTAACTTGAGCCAAGTGGCATTATTCTATTGCTTAAATCTAACCACCTAACGGATAAATACATGAAATAATTATTTACAATATATAAACAGCTGTAAAAAATCTTCTAGTACTGGGCTCAACAATGCTCTGCAGAAAACAAATCTCAAACACTCACAAGGAAAAACGGCCCAAGAAATTAGGCCCAATAGCTCATCCCAACTCAGTCCAATAACGAGACCCATTCTGAATTCAACGGACAAGTGTGTATGTGTACATTTTCAGACAACAACATCAAACCCTAGCTACTTCTTTGTCCTTGACCTTGAAACCATCAGAAACGTTCATCGGAGAGAAATTACCACCAAcacccccctcaagttggaggggggAGAAAACACCCCCAACTTGCCCGAGAGATTATGATGATGAGGTCGTGGGAGCGATTTTGTGAAGAGATCCGCCATTTGAGACGAAGATCGAACAAAAGAGAGGGAAATCAAACCGGACAAGAACTGTTGCCAGACAAAGTGGCAGTCTAACTCAACGTGTTTTGTCCGTTCGTGAAACACGGGGTTTTTCGCTATATGTATCGCTGCTTAGCTATCTGAGTGTAAGGGAACCGGAAGTGTTATGGGAATAGAAAGATCCTCAAAGAGACGGACCAGCCAAGTAAGTTTTGCAATCACTTGTCGCATTGAGCGATATTCGGCCTCAGCAGAACTAAGAGAAATTGAGGTATGACAAAGCTCCAAGCGATATATAAAAGCCACTAACTAATTTGCGCGAATCTGGACAAGTCGCCCAAACCGAATCACAAAATGCCAAGAGCTGAAAAGAGGATGAAGATGACATAAAAAGACCAAGGCCAGGATCCTTCAACAAATATCGAAGCACGCGATAAGCAGCATCAAGATAGGGCTTCCTGGGGTCCTGCGTGTATTGGCTCAAGTGCTGGACCGTGAAAGATAAATCTGGTCTGGTATGTGTCAGGTAATTCAATTTTCCAAGCAAATGACGATACAAAGTAGGGTCCTTTACAGGATCCCCTGTCTTAGCAAGAAGTCTAGTTGTTGGATCAAGCGGAGAAGAAACAGAAACCAGTTGCATTGCATCAAATTCCTTGAGGAGATCAAGGGTAAACTTCCTTTGTGAAAGGATCAATCCCTGTGTTCCGCGGATCATCTTCATACCCAGAAAAAAAAATGTAAGTCCCCAAGATCCTTGATTCTAAATTCTTGATGAAGAAAATCTTTTAGTGCTTGTAATTCTGTTGTATCATTACATGTTAGTAAGATATCATCGACATAGACAACTACAATAGAGATAGAGGAATTTGACCTTTTAAAGAACAAGGAGTAGTCATTTAACGAGTGAGTGAAACCCTTAAAATTTAGGGCATTGGTGAGCTTAGCATACCATTGTCCCGAAGTTTGACGAAGTCCATAAAGTGACTTTTTCAATTTGCAGACATGTGTAGGAGATGGTGGGATAACTCCTACTGGGAATTTCATATAGACTTCCTCGTGCAAGTCTCCATGTAGAAACGCATTGTCCACATCTAATTGATACAAACCCCAAACTCTTTTTACTGTTGTAGCAAGTATACACCTGATGGTGGTCATCTTGACCACTGGTGAAAATGTTTTAGTAAAGTCCACTCCTTCCTTTTGTATGTACTCTAT
This DNA window, taken from Nicotiana tabacum cultivar K326 chromosome 4, ASM71507v2, whole genome shotgun sequence, encodes the following:
- the LOC107765058 gene encoding ABC transporter C family member 10-like, with the protein product MSLQKSDLVNTFLIPGVEFAHCMDCDCSTDWMSVAQPSSCINHVLIICFDVILLLFFLFTLFFKSYLKSTNIPARFSGFSRLQLASAIFNGFLGIIYLSLFIWLYVDQVKKTHSTLPLRWWLLILFHGITWLSVSLTASLRGNHISRTPLKLLSILAFVFAGIFASVSLFAAIIGKEVTMKIALDVLSFVGACLLLLCTYKGLQHEERDKNDLYTPLNGAANGIGKSDSVSSVTLFAKAGILNQMSFWWLNPLMKKGKHKILEDEDMPTLREADRAESCYLMYVDLLNKQTQVDPSSQPSILKTIVLCHWKELIVSGFFALLKITTLSAGPLLLNAFIKVAEGDVAFKNEGFLLAILLFISKNLESLSQRQWYFRSRLIGLKVRSLLTAAIYKKQIRLSNAAKLMHSSGKIMNYVTVDAYRIGEFPFWLHQTWTTSVQLCFALIILFRAVGLATFASLVVIILTVLCNAPLAKLQHKFQTKLMVAQDDRLKAISEALVNMKVLKLYAWETHFKSVIESLRRVEEKWLSAVQLSKGYNVFLLWSSPVLVSAATFGSCYFLRVPLHASNVFTFVATLRIVQDPIRTIPDVIGVVIQAKVSFARIVKFLEAHELENANVRQDHNFASTHNAILIKSANLSWEENSSRPTLRNINLEVRPGEKIAICGEVGSGKSTLLGALLGEVPSIQGTVQVNGRIAYVSQSAWIQTGSIRENILFGSPLDNQRYQQTLEKCSLLKDLELLPYGDLTEIGERGVNLSGGQKQRIQLARALYHNADIYLLDDPFSAVDAHTASSLFNDYVMRALSGKTILLVTQQVDFLPAFDVVLLMSDGEILHAAAYHQLLALSKEFQDLVDAHKETAGSERVAEVNPSSRRESRSREIQKTDTDKNSIASVGDQLIKQEEREVGDTGFKPYVQYLNQNKGYFFFVMAVLSFITYVVGQISQNSWMAANVDNPQVSTLRLIVVYLLIGVVSTLFLLSRSLLTVFLSLQSSNSLFSQLLNSLFRAPMSFYDSTPLGRIFSRVSSDLSIVDLDVPFNLIFAFGSTTNFYANLTVLTAVTWQVLVFSIPMVFLAIQLQKYYYASAKVLMRINGTTKSFVANHLAESIAGAVTIRAFKEEDRFFMKTFELIDINASPFFHNFAANEWLIQRLETISATFLASSALCMVLLPPGTFSSGFIGMALSYGLSLNMSLVASIQIQCRLANYIISVERFNQYMHIPSEAPEIVKENRPPVNWPTRGKVEIQDLQIRYREDSPLVLRGITCTFEEGHKIGIVGRTGSGKTTLIGALFRLVEPAGGRILVDEIDISKIGLHDLRSQFGIIPQDPTLFNGTVRYNLDPLYQRTDEEIWDVLAKCQLKEAVEEKAKGLNSLVVEDGSNWSMGQRQLFCLGRALLRKSKILVLDEATASIDNATDMILQKTIRTEFSNSTVITVAHRIPTVMDCTMVMAISDGKLVEYDEPMKLMKQEGSLFGQLVKEYWSHYQSAELIEDNCMFAISSLA